One segment of Clostridium botulinum DNA contains the following:
- the ptb gene encoding phosphate butyryltransferase produces MSKNFDDLLSRLKATKKKKLSVAVAQDEPVLEAVMAAKEKGIADAILVGDQEKIRAIADKIKMDLTQFEIIHEPDIKKAALFAVQLVSSGRADMVMKGLVDTATFLRSVLNKEIGLRTGKVMSHVAVFEIEDIDRLIFLTDAAFNTYPDLKAKIQIVNNAVTVAHACGIEVPKVAPVCAVEVVNPDMPATIDASLLTTMNNRGQIKGCIIDGPLALDNALSEEAAHHKGITGPVAGKADIILLPNIETGNVMYKCLTYTSKSKSGGLLVGTSAPVILTSRADKFETKVNSIALAALVAENAK; encoded by the coding sequence ATGAGTAAAAACTTTGATGATTTATTATCTAGATTAAAGGCAACTAAAAAGAAAAAGTTATCAGTAGCAGTAGCACAAGACGAACCAGTTTTAGAAGCAGTAATGGCGGCTAAAGAAAAAGGAATAGCAGATGCAATATTAGTTGGGGATCAAGAAAAAATAAGAGCAATAGCAGACAAAATAAAAATGGATTTAACTCAATTTGAAATAATTCATGAACCAGATATTAAAAAAGCAGCATTATTTGCTGTTCAATTAGTATCAAGTGGAAGAGCAGACATGGTTATGAAAGGTTTAGTAGACACAGCAACTTTCTTAAGAAGTGTTCTTAACAAGGAAATTGGTCTTAGAACAGGTAAAGTTATGTCTCACGTAGCAGTTTTTGAAATTGAAGATATTGATAGATTAATATTCTTAACAGATGCTGCATTTAACACTTATCCTGATTTAAAAGCTAAAATTCAAATTGTAAACAATGCTGTAACAGTAGCTCATGCTTGTGGAATAGAAGTTCCAAAAGTAGCTCCAGTATGTGCAGTTGAAGTTGTTAACCCAGATATGCCAGCAACAATAGATGCATCATTATTAACTACTATGAATAACAGAGGACAAATAAAAGGTTGTATAATAGATGGACCTTTAGCATTAGATAATGCTTTATCAGAAGAAGCTGCTCATCACAAAGGTATTACAGGACCAGTAGCAGGAAAAGCAGATATCATATTATTACCTAATATAGAAACAGGTAATGTAATGTATAAATGTTTAACTTATACATCAAAGAGTAAGAGTGGTGGTCTACTAGTTGGAACATCAGCACCAGTTATCTTAACTTCAAGAGCTGATAAATTTGAAACAAAGGTAAATTCTATAGCTTTAGCAGCATTAGTTGCTGAAAACGCTAAATAA
- the buk gene encoding butyrate kinase, which translates to MSYKLLIINPGSTSTKIGVYENEKELFEETLRHTNEEIKRYETIYDQFQFRKDVILNILKEKNFDITTLSAIVGRGGMLKPVEGGTYAVNDAMIEDLKVGVQGPHASNLGGIIAKSIGDELNIPSFIVDPVVTDELDDVARLSGVPELPRKSKFHALNQKAVAKRYGKDSGKGYENLNLIVVHMGGGVSVGAHKHGKVVDVNNALDGDGPFSPERAGTVPVGDLIKMCFSGQYTESEVYTKIVGKGGFVGYLNTNDVKGVIDKMEAGDKECEKIYKAFLYQITKTIGEMAAALNGKVDQILLTGGIAYSPTLVPDLKSNVEWIAPVTVYPGEDELLALAQGAIRVLDGEEKAKIY; encoded by the coding sequence ATGTCATATAAATTATTAATTATTAATCCAGGATCAACTTCTACAAAAATAGGAGTTTACGAAAATGAAAAAGAATTATTTGAAGAAACATTAAGACATACTAATGAAGAAATAAAGAGATATGAAACTATATATGATCAATTTCAATTTAGAAAAGATGTAATATTAAATATTCTTAAGGAAAAGAATTTCGATATAACTACTTTAAGTGCAATAGTTGGAAGAGGCGGAATGCTTAAACCAGTAGAAGGTGGAACTTACGCTGTTAACGATGCAATGATAGAAGATTTAAAAGTAGGAGTACAAGGTCCTCATGCTTCAAATCTTGGAGGAATAATAGCAAAATCAATTGGTGACGAATTAAATATACCATCATTTATAGTAGATCCAGTAGTTACTGACGAATTAGATGATGTAGCAAGATTATCAGGAGTTCCAGAACTTCCAAGAAAAAGCAAATTCCATGCTTTGAATCAAAAAGCAGTAGCTAAGAGATATGGTAAAGATAGTGGAAAAGGTTACGAAAACTTAAACTTAATAGTTGTACACATGGGTGGTGGAGTTTCTGTTGGAGCTCACAAACATGGAAAAGTAGTTGACGTTAACAATGCTTTAGATGGTGATGGTCCATTTTCACCAGAAAGAGCTGGAACAGTACCAGTAGGTGATTTAATTAAAATGTGTTTTAGCGGACAATATACTGAATCAGAAGTATATACTAAGATAGTTGGAAAAGGTGGATTTGTTGGATACCTAAACACTAATGATGTTAAAGGTGTTATAGATAAAATGGAAGCTGGAGATAAAGAATGTGAAAAAATATATAAAGCATTCCTTTATCAAATAACAAAAACTATTGGAGAAATGGCAGCTGCATTAAATGGAAAAGTGGATCAAATATTATTAACAGGTGGAATTGCATATTCACCAACACTTGTTCCAGATTTAAAATCAAATGTAGAATGGATAGCTCCAGTAACTGTATATCCAGGAGAAGATGAATTATTAGCATTAGCACAAGGTGCTATAAGAGTTCTTGACGGAGAAGAAAAAGCTAAGATTTACTAG
- a CDS encoding AIM24 family protein, which translates to MRSSLNITNKLTMLTEMENDSKFQILEYNDLNGATDLETAFGLNIINESNIKLKQIRIILDESSVKLESGLLSYMKGNIDIKSDIGGVFGLGKKFITSKLTGETMFKPVYKGSGEIFLEPSFGHFALIELEDDEIIVDDGMFCACEDGIEVGASLQRNISSTFLGNEGLCQTKISGNGIVALEIPVPETEIFKCILIDDTLKVDGNFAILRTGNIEFSVEKSSKSITGAITSGEGFVNVYRGTGEVWLIPTKTIYDEMRTKSFKEMTKPSKERNTES; encoded by the coding sequence TTGAGAAGTTCTTTAAATATAACTAACAAATTAACAATGTTAACTGAAATGGAGAATGATTCGAAATTTCAAATTTTAGAATATAATGATTTAAATGGAGCTACTGATTTAGAAACAGCTTTTGGACTAAATATAATTAATGAAAGTAATATAAAGTTAAAGCAAATAAGAATAATACTTGATGAAAGTTCTGTAAAACTAGAATCAGGTCTTTTGAGTTACATGAAAGGTAATATAGATATTAAGAGTGATATAGGTGGAGTATTTGGTTTAGGTAAGAAATTTATTACAAGTAAATTAACTGGTGAAACAATGTTCAAACCTGTTTATAAAGGTTCAGGAGAAATATTTTTAGAGCCATCATTTGGACATTTTGCTTTAATTGAATTAGAAGATGATGAGATAATTGTAGATGATGGGATGTTTTGTGCTTGTGAAGATGGAATAGAAGTAGGTGCATCATTACAGAGAAATATATCTTCAACTTTTTTAGGAAATGAAGGTTTATGTCAAACTAAAATAAGTGGTAATGGAATAGTTGCATTAGAGATACCAGTTCCTGAAACTGAAATATTTAAGTGCATATTAATAGATGATACATTAAAAGTAGATGGGAATTTTGCAATTTTAAGAACTGGAAACATTGAATTTTCAGTAGAAAAATCATCTAAATCTATTACAGGTGCTATAACAAGTGGTGAAGGTTTTGTTAATGTATATAGGGGGACAGGAGAAGTATGGCTTATTCCAACTAAAACTATATATGATGAAATGAGAACTAAAAGTTTTAAAGAAATGACTAAGCCTAGTAAAGAGAGAAATACAGAGAGTTAA
- a CDS encoding YerC/YecD family TrpR-related protein, with protein MSSSDSKIKSEELDLLFKGILELENIDECYNFFEDVATINEIKSLAQRFHVAMLLKSKKTYTEIAEVTGASTATISRVNRCLNYGSNGYKTILEKLEK; from the coding sequence ATGAGTTCGTCAGATTCGAAAATTAAAAGTGAAGAATTAGACTTATTGTTTAAGGGAATTTTAGAACTTGAAAATATAGATGAATGTTATAACTTTTTTGAAGATGTTGCTACAATAAATGAAATAAAATCATTAGCTCAAAGATTTCATGTTGCTATGCTTTTAAAGAGTAAAAAAACTTATACTGAAATTGCTGAAGTTACAGGAGCAAGTACAGCTACTATAAGCAGAGTAAACAGATGCTTAAATTATGGTAGTAACGGATATAAAACAATATTAGAAAAACTAGAAAAGTAA
- the glmM gene encoding phosphoglucosamine mutase, producing MDRMFGTDGVRGIANTELTAQMAYNLGRAGAYVLTEGAHKPKILVAKDTRISGDMLESALVAGILSVGAEAVILGVVPTPAVAYLTREYNADAGVMISASHNPVEYNGIKFFNNKGYKLSDELEDGIQKVIESDFEGVPSPIGIDLGRERIEVAALEDYTEFAKQTIPYNLKGMKIALDCANGASYKSAVKAFRDLGADVFVINDNPDGTNINKNCGSTHPEELMDYVVKKGCDLGFAFDGDADRCLAVDENGKLINGDFILMLCANYLKEIGKLKDDTLVVTVMSNLGLDIACRGLGIKLEKTKVGDRYVLEEMTKDNYVLGGEQSGHVIFLDYNTTGDGLVTALQVASIVKKKEKTLSELCSVMKELPQVLVNATVPNDKKNIYLEDAEIVEAIKEIEAKLNGVGRVLIRPSGTEPLVRVMLEGENQVEIDEMAHGLANLILSKI from the coding sequence ATGGATAGAATGTTTGGAACTGATGGAGTTAGAGGAATTGCTAATACTGAGTTAACAGCTCAAATGGCTTATAATTTAGGTAGAGCTGGTGCATATGTTTTAACTGAAGGTGCACATAAACCAAAAATATTAGTAGCTAAGGATACAAGAATATCTGGAGATATGTTAGAGTCTGCTTTAGTTGCTGGAATATTATCAGTTGGAGCAGAAGCAGTAATATTAGGAGTAGTTCCAACACCAGCAGTTGCATATTTAACAAGAGAATATAATGCAGATGCAGGTGTAATGATATCAGCTTCTCATAATCCAGTAGAATACAATGGAATAAAATTCTTTAATAATAAAGGATATAAACTATCAGATGAATTAGAAGATGGAATTCAAAAAGTAATTGAAAGTGATTTTGAAGGAGTACCAAGTCCAATAGGAATAGACTTAGGAAGAGAAAGAATCGAAGTTGCTGCATTAGAGGATTATACAGAATTTGCAAAGCAAACAATTCCTTATAATTTAAAAGGAATGAAAATAGCACTAGATTGCGCTAATGGTGCATCTTATAAATCTGCTGTAAAAGCATTTAGAGATTTAGGTGCTGATGTTTTTGTAATTAATGATAATCCAGATGGAACTAATATAAATAAAAATTGTGGTTCAACACATCCAGAAGAACTTATGGATTACGTTGTTAAAAAAGGCTGCGATTTAGGATTTGCATTTGATGGAGATGCTGACAGATGTTTAGCAGTTGATGAGAATGGTAAATTAATAAATGGTGATTTCATACTGATGTTATGTGCAAATTATCTAAAAGAAATAGGAAAGTTAAAGGACGATACTTTAGTTGTAACTGTTATGAGTAATTTAGGTTTAGACATTGCATGTAGAGGGTTAGGAATAAAGCTTGAAAAAACAAAAGTTGGTGATAGATACGTTCTTGAAGAAATGACTAAGGACAACTATGTGCTAGGTGGAGAACAATCAGGTCATGTTATATTCTTAGATTATAATACAACAGGAGATGGACTTGTTACAGCACTTCAAGTTGCATCAATAGTTAAAAAGAAGGAAAAAACATTATCAGAATTATGTTCTGTAATGAAAGAATTACCACAAGTTTTAGTTAATGCAACTGTTCCTAATGATAAAAAGAACATATACTTAGAAGATGCAGAAATAGTAGAAGCTATTAAAGAAATCGAAGCAAAACTAAATGGTGTAGGAAGAGTCTTAATAAGACCATCAGGAACTGAACCATTAGTTAGAGTTATGCTAGAAGGTGAAAACCAAGTAGAAATAGATGAAATGGCTCATGGTTTAGCTAACTTAATTTTATCTAAAATATAA
- the ilvN gene encoding acetolactate synthase small subunit, producing the protein MRKYVLSVLVKNSSGVLSRVSGLFSRRGYNIDSITAGRTEDPLVSRMTITLSGDDDVLEQVKKQLNKLEDVIRVINITSDDSVYRELVLIKVKASGDERAAINETAKIFRCKVVDVSPNTLTIELTGDENKISALIKLMEEYGIEEMVRTGITALQRGNSTIKNSIEEY; encoded by the coding sequence ATGAGGAAATATGTATTATCCGTTTTAGTAAAGAATTCATCAGGTGTATTAAGTAGGGTTTCAGGGTTATTTTCAAGACGAGGATATAATATTGACAGCATAACAGCAGGAAGAACAGAAGATCCTTTAGTATCTAGAATGACGATTACTTTAAGCGGAGATGATGATGTTTTAGAACAAGTTAAGAAGCAATTAAATAAACTTGAAGATGTTATAAGAGTAATAAATATTACTTCTGATGATTCTGTTTATAGAGAATTAGTACTTATAAAAGTTAAAGCTAGTGGAGATGAAAGAGCAGCAATTAATGAAACCGCAAAGATATTTAGATGTAAAGTAGTTGATGTTTCACCAAATACATTAACTATAGAGTTGACAGGTGATGAGAATAAAATATCAGCATTAATAAAACTTATGGAGGAATATGGAATAGAGGAGATGGTTAGAACAGGTATAACTGCTCTTCAAAGGGGAAATTCAACAATTAAAAATTCAATTGAGGAATATTAA
- the leuC gene encoding 3-isopropylmalate dehydratase large subunit: MGMTMTQKILASHAGLESVKAGQLIEVNLDLVLGNDITTPVAINEFKKFGVDKVFNKSQIAIVPDHFTPNKDIKAAEQVKYVREFSNKMGIENFFEVGEMGIEHCLLPEKGLVVAGDVVIGADSHTCTYGALGAFSTGIGSTDMAAGMATGQTWFKVPSAIKFILKNKPAKWVSGKDIILHIIGMIGVDGALYKSMEFVGDGLNYLSMDDRFTMANMAIEAGGKNGIFPVDDKTVEYLKEHTEKEWKIYEADEDAEYDEVIEIDLSTLKPTVSFPHLPDNTRTIDNANRVNIDQVVIGSCTNGRISDLRIARGILKGKKVKKGIRCIVIPGTQKIYLQALEEGIIKDLIEAGAVVSTPTCGPCLGGHMGILAKGERCVSTTNRNFVGRMGHVESEVYLASPAVAAASALTGKITDPELV; the protein is encoded by the coding sequence ATGGGGATGACAATGACTCAAAAAATATTAGCGTCACATGCAGGGTTAGAAAGTGTGAAAGCAGGTCAATTAATCGAAGTAAATCTTGATTTAGTTTTAGGAAATGATATTACAACACCAGTAGCTATAAATGAATTTAAAAAATTTGGTGTTGATAAAGTCTTTAATAAAAGTCAAATTGCAATTGTACCAGATCACTTTACTCCAAATAAAGATATAAAAGCAGCTGAACAGGTAAAGTATGTTAGAGAATTTTCTAATAAGATGGGGATAGAAAATTTCTTTGAAGTAGGAGAAATGGGAATAGAGCATTGTTTACTTCCTGAAAAAGGACTAGTTGTTGCAGGGGATGTGGTTATTGGGGCTGATTCTCATACTTGCACATATGGTGCTCTTGGAGCATTTTCAACTGGAATAGGTTCAACTGATATGGCAGCAGGAATGGCTACTGGACAAACTTGGTTTAAAGTTCCGTCAGCTATAAAATTTATTCTTAAAAATAAACCAGCTAAATGGGTTAGTGGAAAAGATATTATTTTACACATAATAGGAATGATAGGTGTTGATGGAGCTTTATATAAATCAATGGAGTTTGTTGGAGATGGATTAAATTATCTTTCCATGGATGATAGATTTACAATGGCTAATATGGCAATTGAAGCAGGTGGAAAAAATGGAATATTCCCAGTAGATGATAAGACTGTTGAATATTTAAAAGAACATACAGAAAAAGAATGGAAGATCTATGAAGCAGATGAAGATGCAGAATATGATGAAGTTATAGAAATAGATTTAAGCACACTAAAACCTACAGTTTCATTTCCTCATTTACCTGATAATACAAGAACTATTGATAATGCTAATAGGGTAAATATTGACCAAGTAGTTATTGGATCTTGTACAAATGGAAGAATATCAGATTTAAGAATAGCAAGGGGTATTTTAAAAGGTAAAAAGGTTAAAAAAGGAATTAGATGCATAGTTATCCCAGGAACTCAAAAAATTTATTTGCAAGCATTAGAAGAAGGTATTATTAAAGATTTAATTGAAGCAGGAGCAGTGGTTTCAACGCCAACTTGTGGCCCATGTTTAGGTGGTCATATGGGGATATTAGCAAAAGGAGAAAGATGTGTTTCAACAACAAATAGAAATTTTGTGGGTAGAATGGGTCATGTTGAATCAGAAGTATATCTTGCTAGTCCAGCAGTAGCGGCAGCATCAGCTTTAACAGGAAAAATAACTGATCCAGAGTTAGTGTAA
- the leuD gene encoding 3-isopropylmalate dehydratase small subunit produces MSIKGRVFKYGDNVDTDVIIPARYLNTSNHKELASHCMEDIDKDFVNNVKDGDIIVANKNFGCGSSREHAPIAIKASGISCVIASTFARIFYRNSINIGLPILECDEAVKNINDGDELEVDFSTGIIKNLSKNEKYKGEAFPEFMQKIIDNDGLIGYIRNK; encoded by the coding sequence ATGAGCATAAAAGGTAGAGTATTTAAATATGGTGATAATGTTGATACTGATGTAATAATTCCAGCAAGATACTTAAATACATCTAATCACAAAGAACTTGCATCACATTGTATGGAAGATATAGATAAAGATTTTGTTAATAATGTAAAAGATGGAGATATAATAGTTGCTAATAAAAATTTTGGTTGTGGCTCTTCAAGAGAACATGCACCTATAGCGATTAAAGCATCTGGGATTAGCTGTGTTATAGCATCAACATTTGCAAGAATCTTTTATAGGAATTCAATAAACATAGGTTTACCAATATTAGAATGTGATGAAGCAGTGAAAAATATTAATGATGGAGATGAACTTGAAGTTGATTTCTCAACAGGGATAATTAAGAATCTAAGTAAAAATGAGAAATATAAAGGTGAAGCATTTCCTGAATTTATGCAAAAAATTATAGATAACGATGGGCTAATAGGGTATATAAGAAATAAGTAA
- the leuB gene encoding 3-isopropylmalate dehydrogenase has translation MKYNVAVIPGDGIGPDIVTEAIKVLNVVGEKFGHTFEYEYVMAGGCSIDKTGEALPKETLDICKASDAVLLGAVGGPKWDNPDAKVRPEQALLGLRSGMNLYCNLRPAVLYEPLKNASPLKDEIVKNGIDIAIVRELTGGIYFGERGRDEIEGVESAYDTERYSTTEINRIVKIGFETAMKRNKKLTCVDKANILETSRLWRKVIGEISKDYPEVEVNYLYIDNASMQLVKDPTQFDVIVTSNMFGDILSDEASMITGSIGMLPSASLGEGTLGMYEPIHGSAPDIAGKGIANPLATILSAAMMLRYSFNLDNEAKLIESSVLSVLEEGYRTGDIMSEGKIKVGTNEMGDLVCKKINEGE, from the coding sequence ATGAAATATAATGTGGCTGTAATACCAGGAGATGGAATAGGTCCTGATATAGTAACAGAAGCTATAAAAGTATTGAATGTAGTTGGTGAAAAGTTTGGACATACATTTGAATATGAATATGTAATGGCTGGAGGTTGTTCTATTGATAAAACTGGAGAAGCACTTCCAAAAGAAACTCTAGATATATGTAAAGCAAGTGATGCTGTTTTGTTAGGTGCTGTAGGTGGACCAAAATGGGACAATCCTGATGCAAAAGTTAGACCAGAACAAGCATTATTAGGATTAAGAAGTGGAATGAATCTTTATTGTAACTTAAGACCAGCAGTATTATATGAACCTCTAAAAAATGCATCACCACTTAAAGATGAGATAGTTAAAAATGGAATAGATATTGCTATTGTAAGAGAGTTAACAGGTGGTATTTATTTTGGTGAAAGAGGAAGAGATGAAATAGAAGGCGTAGAATCAGCTTATGATACAGAAAGATATAGCACTACTGAAATAAATAGAATAGTTAAAATTGGTTTTGAAACGGCAATGAAGAGAAATAAAAAATTAACATGTGTTGATAAAGCAAATATACTTGAAACTTCTAGACTTTGGAGAAAAGTAATTGGGGAAATATCAAAAGATTATCCAGAAGTTGAGGTTAATTATTTATATATAGATAATGCCTCAATGCAACTTGTAAAAGATCCAACGCAATTTGATGTAATTGTAACGTCTAATATGTTTGGGGATATTTTATCTGATGAAGCTAGTATGATTACAGGCTCAATTGGTATGTTACCATCAGCATCATTAGGTGAGGGGACTTTAGGAATGTATGAACCAATTCATGGTAGTGCACCTGATATAGCAGGTAAGGGAATTGCAAATCCATTAGCAACAATATTATCTGCTGCTATGATGCTTAGGTATAGTTTTAATTTAGATAATGAAGCAAAACTAATTGAAAGTTCAGTATTATCAGTATTAGAAGAGGGTTATAGAACTGGAGATATAATGAGTGAAGGAAAAATTAAGGTTGGAACTAATGAAATGGGAGATTTAGTTTGTAAGAAAATAAATGAGGGGGAGTAG
- the ilvD gene encoding dihydroxy-acid dehydratase — MKSDSIKKGPGKAAQRSLLKALGLTNEEISRPIIGIVSSQNEIIPGHMNLDKITEAVRKGVLMSGGTPLVVPTIGVCDGIAMGHEGMKYSLVTRELIADSIECMVKAHAFDALVLIPNCDKIVPGMVMAALRVNVPAVVISGGPMLAGKHKGKDISLTTMFEAVGSYENGTMDEKELCDLEECACPTCGSCSGMFTANSMNCLCEVLGIALPGNGTIPAVFSERIRLAKKAGMAVMDMLKNDIKPRDIINERSIMNALKADMALGCSTNSVLHITAIANEAKVNMNLDIINDLSSKTPDLCKLAPASNIHIENLYAAGGITAIMNELSKKDILDLNCITVTGKTQGENIKGVTVKDYEVIRPIDNPYSENGGIAILRGNLAPDGAVVKRAAVLPKMLVHEGPARVFNSEEEANTAIFDKTINPGDVIVIRYEGPKGGPGMREMLQATAAIAGMGLDDSVALITDGRFSGATRGASIGHVSPEAASGGMIGLLENGDIISIDINNAKLEVKLSDEEIKRRKLNFKPLEPKVKEGYLSRYAKLVSSASEGAILK, encoded by the coding sequence ATGAAAAGTGATTCTATAAAGAAAGGTCCTGGAAAAGCAGCACAAAGATCACTCCTTAAGGCTTTAGGATTAACAAATGAAGAAATTTCAAGGCCTATTATAGGAATAGTTTCATCACAAAATGAGATCATTCCAGGTCATATGAATCTTGATAAAATAACTGAAGCAGTAAGGAAAGGAGTTTTAATGTCTGGTGGTACACCACTCGTTGTGCCTACAATTGGAGTATGTGATGGTATTGCAATGGGACATGAAGGAATGAAATATTCTTTAGTTACAAGAGAACTTATAGCAGATTCTATTGAGTGTATGGTTAAAGCGCATGCTTTTGATGCATTAGTTCTCATTCCAAACTGCGATAAGATTGTACCAGGAATGGTTATGGCAGCATTAAGAGTTAATGTTCCAGCTGTTGTTATAAGTGGAGGACCAATGCTTGCAGGAAAACATAAAGGAAAAGATATTTCTTTAACTACAATGTTTGAAGCTGTTGGATCATATGAAAATGGAACAATGGATGAAAAGGAATTATGTGATTTGGAAGAGTGTGCATGCCCAACATGTGGTTCATGTTCAGGAATGTTTACAGCTAATTCAATGAATTGTTTATGTGAGGTATTGGGTATAGCTTTACCTGGAAATGGAACTATTCCAGCAGTTTTTTCTGAAAGAATAAGACTTGCTAAAAAAGCTGGAATGGCTGTTATGGATATGTTAAAAAATGATATTAAGCCAAGAGATATTATAAATGAAAGAAGTATTATGAATGCACTTAAGGCTGATATGGCACTTGGATGTTCAACTAATAGCGTGCTTCATATAACAGCAATAGCAAATGAAGCAAAGGTTAATATGAATTTAGATATAATAAATGATTTATCATCAAAAACACCAGATCTTTGTAAGTTAGCTCCAGCTTCAAATATTCATATTGAGAATTTATATGCAGCAGGTGGAATTACTGCAATAATGAATGAACTTTCTAAGAAAGATATTTTAGATTTAAATTGCATTACTGTTACAGGAAAAACACAAGGAGAAAATATAAAAGGGGTAACAGTTAAGGATTATGAAGTCATTAGACCTATAGACAATCCATATAGTGAAAATGGAGGAATAGCAATACTTAGAGGAAATTTAGCTCCAGATGGTGCTGTTGTAAAAAGAGCAGCAGTTTTACCGAAGATGTTAGTTCATGAAGGACCAGCTAGAGTATTTAATTCAGAAGAGGAAGCAAACACAGCTATTTTTGATAAAACAATAAATCCAGGTGATGTAATTGTAATAAGGTATGAAGGTCCTAAAGGTGGACCTGGAATGAGAGAAATGCTTCAAGCTACAGCAGCAATTGCTGGTATGGGACTTGATGATTCTGTTGCACTTATAACTGATGGAAGATTTAGTGGAGCTACTAGGGGTGCATCAATAGGGCATGTTTCTCCAGAAGCAGCATCAGGTGGAATGATTGGATTATTGGAAAATGGGGATATTATTTCAATAGATATAAACAATGCAAAACTGGAAGTTAAATTAAGTGATGAAGAAATTAAAAGAAGAAAACTTAACTTTAAACCACTAGAACCAAAGGTAAAAGAGGGATACTTATCTAGATATGCAAAGCTTGTAAGCTCTGCCAGTGAAGGTGCAATATTAAAGTAA